ctccttccttccaggaACTGGCCAAGTACTTTTTGGCAGAACTCCTCTCAGAACCCAGCCAGACAGAAAATGAAGCCCTGGAATCGGAAGATTTGCAACAGGATGCTGAACAGGATGATATGAGAATGGAGCTTCAGCGATCTACTAACTCAAAACCAGCTATGACACCCAGAGAACGCAAAGCAGGCTGCAAGACTTTCTTCTGGAAAACATTCACATCCTGTTAGCTTTATAATCATTCTGACCCATATTAGACCTCTCACCCTTGTCCTctaatcccccaccccaccttctttCCTAATCCCTGAATCCTCAGCAAAATCTTCACAACAGGAGCCGAAGACTGTAAATACACAATATACAGTTCTGGTGACATTTAAAACAATAATTTGATTTCATATTGTTTAAATAAATCCTTTCTGTTTCAATTGTA
The sequence above is a segment of the Tachyglossus aculeatus isolate mTacAcu1 chromosome 7, mTacAcu1.pri, whole genome shotgun sequence genome. Coding sequences within it:
- the SST gene encoding somatostatin — its product is MLSCRLPCALALLSIALAMSGVTAAPSDPRLRQFLQKSLAAAAGKQELAKYFLAELLSEPSQTENEALESEDLQQDAEQDDMRMELQRSTNSKPAMTPRERKAGCKTFFWKTFTSC